From the genome of Monomorium pharaonis isolate MP-MQ-018 chromosome 2, ASM1337386v2, whole genome shotgun sequence, one region includes:
- the LOC105838912 gene encoding 60S ribosomal protein L11 isoform X1, producing the protein MADVKKAPEKKRSGKKNEKKQKKEPKDASKNIMREVRIRKLCLNICVGESGDRLTRAAKVLEQLTGQQPVFSKARYTVRSFGIRRNEKIAVHCTVRGAKAEEILERGLKVREYELKKENFSCTGNFGFGIQEHIDLGIKYDPSIGIYGLDFYVVLGRPGFNVAYRRRKTGKVGFQHRLTKEDAMKWFQQKYDGIIITGRK; encoded by the exons ATGGCG GATGTGAAAAAAGCACCTGAGAAAAAGAGGAGTGGGAAGAAAAATGAGAAGAAACAGAAGAAGGAGCCAAAAGATGCATCCAAGAATATAATGCGCGAAGTCCGAATTCGAAAGTTATGTCTAAATATTTGTGTGGGTGAGTCTGGTGATCGCTTGACGCGTGCTGCCaag gTCTTGGAACAATTGACCGGCCAACAGCCAGTATTTTCTAAAGCTCGATACACAGTGCGTTCATTCGGTATCCGtcgtaatgaaaaaatagcTGTGCATTGTACTGTACGTGGCGCTAAAGCCGAAGAAATTTTAGAACGTGGTTTAAAG GTACGGGAATATGAATTGAAGAAAGAAAACTTTTCCTGTACTGGAAACTTTGGTTTTGGTATTCAAGAACATATCGATTTGGGAATCAAATATGATCCCAGTATTGGTATTTATGGGTTAGATTTTTACGTTGTACTGGGGCGTCCAG GATTTAACGTAGCCTACAGAAGAAGGAAGACTGGTAAAGTCGGTTTCCAACATCGACTTACCAAAGAAGATGCTATGAAGTGGTTCCAACAAAAATACGATGGTATTATTATAACAGGACGGAAGTAA
- the LOC105838912 gene encoding 60S ribosomal protein L11 isoform X2: protein MREVRIRKLCLNICVGESGDRLTRAAKVLEQLTGQQPVFSKARYTVRSFGIRRNEKIAVHCTVRGAKAEEILERGLKVREYELKKENFSCTGNFGFGIQEHIDLGIKYDPSIGIYGLDFYVVLGRPGFNVAYRRRKTGKVGFQHRLTKEDAMKWFQQKYDGIIITGRK from the exons ATGCGCGAAGTCCGAATTCGAAAGTTATGTCTAAATATTTGTGTGGGTGAGTCTGGTGATCGCTTGACGCGTGCTGCCaag gTCTTGGAACAATTGACCGGCCAACAGCCAGTATTTTCTAAAGCTCGATACACAGTGCGTTCATTCGGTATCCGtcgtaatgaaaaaatagcTGTGCATTGTACTGTACGTGGCGCTAAAGCCGAAGAAATTTTAGAACGTGGTTTAAAG GTACGGGAATATGAATTGAAGAAAGAAAACTTTTCCTGTACTGGAAACTTTGGTTTTGGTATTCAAGAACATATCGATTTGGGAATCAAATATGATCCCAGTATTGGTATTTATGGGTTAGATTTTTACGTTGTACTGGGGCGTCCAG GATTTAACGTAGCCTACAGAAGAAGGAAGACTGGTAAAGTCGGTTTCCAACATCGACTTACCAAAGAAGATGCTATGAAGTGGTTCCAACAAAAATACGATGGTATTATTATAACAGGACGGAAGTAA